A segment of the Robbsia sp. KACC 23696 genome:
TGCGTTTCCATTAGTTGACCCGAACCCAATATAATACTGTGATTCGGGGTGATTTTCGCTTCCTTCCAGACGCCTTTCCGCTAGCGACCGGCCAACACAGTCTGTATCGTTCGCTGCCGTTTGCCTGCATTTTGCACGACTCGCGGCCGCGTCTCGGCAGCGGGAAGTCGCAGGCCGGATAGGTCGGTCTGGTTTGTCGTAGAAAGCTTGTTCGAACACGTCCCTGACACGCGATCGGTTGACTCCTCGGTCACCGGTCCCTATTACGCACGGCGAGGCACCCAGCAGACCATGTCCGACACGTCCGAAATCCTGTCCCCCTCCGCTGCCATCGATCTCGCATCGGTGGATCTTGTCGCCTCGCCCGCGACCTTGCAGGCCAAGGCAGCGCAAGCGTCGCGCGTGGTGCCGCCGCATGGCGGCTTTGCCACGCTCCCGACGCCGGGCCCCTGGGCCGTCATCGATGCGCGGGGTCCGGAAGCGCGCAGCTTCCTGCATAACCAGTTGACCAACGACGTCACGCATCTGCCGCCCAGCCAGGCGGCGCTCGGCGGATTCTGCTCGCCGAAAGGACGACTGCTTGCGTCGATGCTGTACTGGCCGCTGGCCGCGCCGCAGCTGAGTGCCGCCGCCTCCACCGCGCAGGCGCCGCACGCGGTGCCGGTGCCCACCCACCATGACGACCTCGCGCATTGGCCGGATATCCGCTTGCTGATCAGCGCCGATATTGCCGAGGCGATCCGCAAGCGCCTGCATATGTTCGTCTTGCGCACCAAGGTGAAACTGGCCGATCACAGCCACGATGTGGCGTTGTTCGGTCTCGCCGCCCGCGTCGATGACCCCGCATTCGACACGGCGCTGGCGGCCTTGCTGATCGAACGCGGCATCGGCAGCGCGCCGACCGCCGATGCCGCGGGCGTCGCCGTCGCTCTGGAATCGGTGACGGTACCAGCGGGGTCGGCGTCTCTGGTCAGCTTGCTGGCCGGCACCGTGGCCGGCGATGCGCAAATCGCGCCGGCTTTACCTCTGGTTCGGCACGACAGCGCCGACGGCAACGGCGTCACGCTGCTGCGACTGGCCGACGCGGCCGGGCAACGCCGTTTCCTGCTCTGTGTACCGGCAGCGGGCCGCGACAGCTGGCTGGCTGCGCTGGCTGGCCGCTTCGGCGCGCTCGATCCGGCCCATTGGAACTGGCTGGACATCCAAGCGGCAGCGCCGCGCATCACCGCGGCAACGCAGGATGCCTTCGTGCCGCAGATGATCAACTTCGAAGCCATTGGCGGCGTCAACTTCCGCAAGGGATGCTATCCGGGACAGGAAGTGGTGGCGCGCAGCCAGTATCGCGGGACCGTGAAGCGACGCGCCACGCTCGCGCACGCCGAGCAGGCCGCCGCCGGCGACGAAATCATCGATTTGAACGATCCCGCCAATCAGGGCTCGGCCGAGCAATGGCAGCCGTGCGGGCGCGTGGTCAATGCGGCGCCGGCGCCCGATGGCGGCGTCGATTGCCTGATCGAATTGAAAACGGCGACGCCGTCGAACGCGGCATTGCGTGTCGTGCTGCGATCGGCGGCAACGGATACACCGCAACACGACGTGTCGGCCACGCCGGTTACGGCGACGGCGGCACTGTCGGTCTACGGCCTGCCGTATACGCTGCCCGCGGCGTAACGCCCGAACACGCGGAACGCGGCGCCGGCGCCGGCGCCGAGCAGGTCGGACCGACAGCCTCGTCCCAGCGAGCGCTAGGCTTCGCTGGACGAGACTGGGCCCTCGCGACGCTCGGCGCGGACCTTCCGGCCAAGCGGCAACTTCCGCAAATATTTGAACGTTCCCAGCGCCTTGGCGACGAGCCCCCCGTCGGCATCCACGACCTCGCCCTCGCAGAACGCCATCGTCGTGGAACGGTGTACGACGCGGCCACGCGCGGTCAAACTGCCCTGCCCGGGCTGAATGAAGGTGACGCTCATATCGACGGTCACCACGCCGCGCGAGCGGTCGTTCCCCGCATAGCCGGGCGGCCGCTCGATCTCACGAGCGGCTTTGCCCAGGGCGGCATCGAGCAAGGTCATCGTGACGCCGCCGTGGGCGATCGCCCAGCGGTTCATATGCCAGTCGGCCAGTGTCAGCAGCAGTTCGCTGCCCTCGGAATCGGCACGCAAGGTCTGCACACCGAGTGCGTTCAGGAAAGGGTTTGCGCCGTCCGGATAGTCGGATTCGGTCGCCATCGGCTGATCAGCCATGTCGGTCTCGCTTTCGAGCCTGCCGGGTACGCTTCTATGCCAAAGGGGAAGGCAGCGGGCCCGCGTCTCTCTTTATCGTTGTTTTGCTTGTCTTCTGTCGCTCGACGCGCAGGCAAGGGTTTGCTCGCGCATCTTGGCCAGACTCTCGGCCGTCGTCGCGCCTGCGGCCTGGTCCTTCACTTTCCACATGACAACATGTGTCACATCCTGTCCTCCGTTGCCGGCAGCCATGCTAAATACCCGCACGGTGCGCATGCTAACGTACCACGTTCTAAAATAGACCTTTCGACGTGCGGAACGATCGGATCGGCCGGATTCGGCCAGTCGGCGTTTCCGCGTTTTTCGCGTCTCAGCAGCGCTCACGTACCGCCCCTGTCCCGCCTATGTCCAACACGCCCCAGTCCCCGACCGACTCGCTCGGCATCACGCAGCGGCTCGAAGGCGGCTTCGCCGCGCTCGGCGAGCGATTCTACACCCGCTTGCCGGCCCAGCCGATACCTTCGCCCTATCTGGTCGCCGTCTCGGCCGATGCGCTGCGCGATCTGGGGCTGCCAAGCGACAGCCTGGACGACCCGGCGGCCATCCTGCGCCTCGCCGGACACCCGCCGGGGCTGGATACGCGCGACAGCGGCGCTGCGGCGCTCGACCGGGCCGCCTTGCCCTGGCCGGCAGAGATCCCGCACGCGCAACTGCCGCTGGCAAGCGTCTACTCCGGCCACCAGTTCGGTCAGTGGGCCGGACAATTGGGCGATGGACGGGCGTTGACGATCGGCGAGATCGCGGACCCCGCCGGCGTCTGGCAGGAGGTACAGCTCAAGGGCAGCGGCTTGACACCGTATTCGCGGATGGGCGATGGCCGTGCCGTCCTGCGCTCGTCGATCCGGGAATTCCTGTGCTCCGAAGCGATGCATGCGCTCGGCATCCCGACCACCCGCGCGCTGGCCCTCACCGGCTCCGCGATGCCGGTCCGACGCGAGTCGATCGAGACTGCCGCGATCGTGACACGCTTCGCACCCAGTTTCGTACGATTCGGTCATTTCGAGCACTTCTGGTCGATCGATGACTTCGACGCGCTGCGACGTCTCGCCGACCATGTGATCGCGCATCACTACCCGGAACTTGAGGGCAGCGACAACCCCTATTTCGGCTTGCTGGAGTGCGTGGCCACGCGTACGGCCGAGATGATCGCGCAGTGGCAGAGCGTGGGTTTCTGTCATGGCGTGATGAATACGGACAATATGTCGATTCTTGGATTGACGATCGACTATGGCCCGTTCGGCTTCCTGGACGGCTTCGATCCGC
Coding sequences within it:
- a CDS encoding PaaI family thioesterase, encoding MADQPMATESDYPDGANPFLNALGVQTLRADSEGSELLLTLADWHMNRWAIAHGGVTMTLLDAALGKAAREIERPPGYAGNDRSRGVVTVDMSVTFIQPGQGSLTARGRVVHRSTTMAFCEGEVVDADGGLVAKALGTFKYLRKLPLGRKVRAERREGPVSSSEA
- a CDS encoding protein adenylyltransferase SelO, producing MSNTPQSPTDSLGITQRLEGGFAALGERFYTRLPAQPIPSPYLVAVSADALRDLGLPSDSLDDPAAILRLAGHPPGLDTRDSGAAALDRAALPWPAEIPHAQLPLASVYSGHQFGQWAGQLGDGRALTIGEIADPAGVWQEVQLKGSGLTPYSRMGDGRAVLRSSIREFLCSEAMHALGIPTTRALALTGSAMPVRRESIETAAIVTRFAPSFVRFGHFEHFWSIDDFDALRRLADHVIAHHYPELEGSDNPYFGLLECVATRTAEMIAQWQSVGFCHGVMNTDNMSILGLTIDYGPFGFLDGFDPRHICNHTDSQGRYAYHRQPEIGRWNLFALAQALLPLIATPQAGTSMPESGTPAADAAIALTKSALTPYGSVFSTHYQARMAAKIGLQQPTAEDGALIDRLLQLMDGSRADFTLSFRGLANVRQQEGAPDSDPLADSAAPTKTTPSFRDAFLDLPAVDAWLSDYRARLRQQGMDDASRAAQMRRVNPKYVLRNHLAETAIRAARDGDFSETQRLASVLRKPFDEQEAYADYAAPPPDWAAGLEVSCSS